GAAGCTTTCGGCCTCTGCGGCCAGCGCGCGGTCAATCCTGAGTGCGACCCCCATCGGCATGGCCGGGGTGGGCGTCGCGGACAGCACCTCACGGACCGCTGCAAGGTCGGCGAGGCTCTCACCACAGGGGTCGCAGACCGCGAGATGTTCGCGTACCTGCAGGGCCGTGGCGGCGTCGAGAAGACCCTCGGCCAGTTCGGCCAGGATCTCCAGGTCGTAGTGCGTATCACCCGTCACGAAGTTCTGCTCCCTTCGCGGATGAGACGCGAGACAGATCGGATCGGTTCCGTAGATGGGAAAGAATGGGGGCGAGTTTCGCGCGCCCACGGGCGCATCTGCTCTTCACCGTGCCGCTCGGCACCTCCAGGACCTGGGCGGCGTCCTCGACGGAGTAGCCCATCATGTCCACGAGCACCAATGCGGCCCGCTGGTCCGCGGGCAGCAGCTTGAGCGCGGCCGAGACCTCCATGGAGACCTCGCGCTCGGCTGTCTGGTCCAGCACGGGGGCGTCGCGTTCGGCGGCCTCGACGAGCTCGTCGTCGGCGACCGGGCGGATGGACTTCCTGCGCATGCGGTCCAGGCAGGCGTTGACCACGATGCGGTGCAGCCACGTGGTGACGGCCGCCTCGCCGCGGAAACTGTCGGCCTTGCGATAGGCCGAGACGAAGGCGTCCTGTACGGCGTCGGCCGCCTCGTCGGGGTCGCCCAGCGTGCGCAGGGCGACCGCCCACATGCGGTCTCGATGTCGCTTGACTATTTCACTGAAAGCGTGCGGATCCCCGGCGATATGCCGGGTCAGCAGCTCGGCGTCGGGCACTGTGGCCCGCGCCATCTGCTGTTCCGCCGCTGGCGGGGTCTCGGGTGGGGAATTCACAAGGAGAGTCCTGCTGCCGGTCCGGGGAGAACACCACTACGTGATAGATGGTGCCATGAAATCTCCGATGATCGTCAACAAGACGGGTAAAACCGATCAAATCGCTCTGGCGTCACTTCGTGGCGAGGATCTTGACGTCGATCACGGTTCCACGATATTTGCCCTGGTAGGTGGGCATTTTGGTGAACCAGACCACGACGTATCTGCCCTTCTCCGGGGCCTCGGCGGTGAAGATCTTCTTGCCGGAGGCCTCGGCGGACTTGCCGATCACGGTCATGTCCTTCAGGTCCTGGGAGTCGCCGACCCTGACCTCCGCGGCGCCGCCGGAGCCGCTGCCGAAGTCGACCGACACCTGCTTCACCGGCATGCTCTGGTCCAGGGTGAGTATCAGTCCGACGCCGTCCTTCAACCGGCCGAAGTCCTCGGAATTGTAGGACTCGGAGTGCCAGTCGGTGGAGGGCTTGCCGTCCACCGCGTAGAGGGCGAGCTCGGGCCGCTCGGCACCGTCGGTGCCCAGCGGGTCGAAGCCGGAGGCGGAGACGGGCTTCACCTCACGGGTGGCGGTGGCGACGGTCGCGGTGGGTTTGGCGGTCTGCTCCGCGACCGGGGTCCCGGCGTTGCCGATGCTGCGGCCGAGCGTCCAGGCGCCCAGGCCGACGGCCACCATCACCAGGAGCACGACCATGGTCATGGCCACCTTGTTGACCATCCCGCCACCCGCCGGGCGCGGGTGGTGCTGCTGAGGGGGGAGGGGCGGGCTGGGGCGCTGGGGCGCCATGGTGTCCAGGCCCTCCGAGCGCGAGACCCCCACCGGGGACAGCGGCGCCGCCACGGGCATCGGCATCGGCATCGGGGTGGGCCGGGGCACCGAGGCCAGGGCCTCGGCGACCTCGTCCGGTGTCGTCAGCGGTTCGAGCCCGCGCCTGCTCTCCGGCAGAATCGCCCGGCAGGTGATGGTGTCGAGGTAACCGGGGACGCCCGCGGTGACCTGACGCGGCGTGCAGAAGTGACCGTCGTCCATGGGAGCGGCGGGCAGGCCGCCCTCCTGCTCGTCGCCCGGCCAGTGGCCGGTCAGCCCGGCGTACAGCAGCCGGCCGAGGCCCTCCGCGTCGGTCCGGGCCGGGTCGTCACTCGTCACGTCGGCCAGGACGGCGTCGACCCCCACGCCGAGCAGTTTGACCGTGCTGCCCGCCGTCCACACCAGGTGGTCGGGGGTCAGGCACAGATGGGCCTGGTCCGCCTCGTGCGCGTGGGCCAGCGCCTCGGCCGCCTCCGCGACCAGCGCGGCGGCCCGTTCGGGATCCAGCGGCCCAGAGGTGATCATGTCGGTGAGGGTCTCGCCGCTGACCCATTCGCTGACGACGTAGGAGCGGCCGTCGTCCTCGGTGGCGTCGAAGACCTGGGTCAGCCGCGGGTCGGTCAGCCTGCTGGCCGCACGGGCGGCCGTGACGACCTCGTTGAGGCGGGGGAAGTCGGGGTCGAAGGTGTGCACGGCGACGGGCCGGGCGAGCACCTCGTCGATGGCCTTCCAGAGTGTGGCCCCGCCGGACTCGTGGACGCGGTCCTCAAGCCGGAAACGCTCGGCCAGCTTCGTGCCGGGCTCGATGGCGGAGGAACTCATGAGCTCTCCGTAACTGAGAACACGGCATCGCCATTCCGGGTTGACACATCAGGACACATCACGCGATGCCGGGTGGATCCGCCCACGCCCTCCTGCTTCCATTAGCCGCATGTCGTCACACGCGTCGCACCATGGTAGTCCCGCGCCGGTTCCGCCCGTGTTCTGCTTGTCAGACGCTTGGGACAAGTCTTGGGGTTACCGGCCTACCCGGCCGGCGACCATTCCAACGATCGAACTCACTTCCGGGATGCGCATCCGGTGTGCGATGACCAGATAGAGAACCATACCGAGACCGCCGCCCGCGGCGAGCATGATGGCCGCGCTGAGCGCGTTCAGATCGGCCGTCTCCTGCGTGATCCACAACACACCGAGCGCGGCCAGCGCGGCGGGGAGGGCGGCCATGTACATCCGTGACAACCCGGTCACCACGACACGCCCCTGGAGGCCGCGCACGCGGCGGCTGGCGAGGGACCAGGCGACCGCCGTGCCTATCACGTAGGTGACCGTGAAGGCGAGGGCCAGGCCCATGACCACGTACTTCGCGGGAAGGGCGACGTAGGCGACGACGCTGAGCGCGATGCTCACCACGGTGTTGCCCGCACCGATGAAGACGGGCGTGCGGGTGTCGCCGAAGGAGTAGAAGACGCGCAGCAGGAGCTGGAAGATCGAGAACGGCACCAGCGCCAGGCCGAAGACCTGGAGCACGTTGCCGATGTAGACCGCCGAGTCGACGGTCATGTTGCCCCACGAGAAGATCAGCACGGTCACCGCGGGGCCGAGCACCATCAGCAGCAGTCCCGCCGGCACCATCAGGGCCGACACCAGCCGCACGCCCGAGGAGAACTCCCCCCGGACCGAGTCGAACTGCCCCTCGTGCACCGCCCGGCTCATCCGGGGCAGCATCGCGGTGATCACCGAGACCGCGATGATGCCGTAGGGGAGCTGGAAGAACTGGAACGCGAAGTTGTAGGCGGAGTTGCCCGCTCCGGGCGTCGTCTCGCCCGCACCGGAGGAGAGCTTGGTGGTGACCAGGAACCCGATCTGGTTGATGCCGACGTAGGCGAAGGTCCAGGCGGCGGTCCGGCCCATCTCGCCGAGCCCGGCGTTGCGCAGGTCGAACCTGGGCCTGAACCGGAAACCCACCCGGTGCAGCGAGACGACCAGCACCAGGCACTGGGCCACGATCCCGGCGGTGGTGCCCAGGCCGAGCACGGCGAGGTCGGTGTCGGTCACCTTGTCGAGGTCCGCGCCCGCGTCGCCGAGCATCAGGTAGTAGGCCACCAGAACACAGATCATCACGATGTTGTTCAGCACCGGCGCCCACATGGGGGCTCCGAACCTGTCGCGGGTGTTGAGGATCGCCCCGGCGATGGCCCCGACGCCGAAGAAGGCGATCTGGGGGAGGATGTACTGCGCCAGGGTGACCGCGACCTCGATCTTCCTGGCGTTCCAGCCGGCGCTGTAGAGGCCGATCAGCGGCCGGGCGAGCAGCACCGCCAGGATCGCCACCACCGTCAGCGAGACGGCTGCGAGCGTCATCAGCCGCTGCTCGTTGGCCCGGCCGCCGTCGGGGTCGCTCTTCTGCCGCTTGATGATCGCCGGGACGACGACGCTGCTCAGGATCCCGGTGATGAGGAAGTCGAGCAGGATGAACGGGATGGCGTAGGCGACGTTGTAGGCGTCACCCAGATAGGCGGTGCCGATCGCCGCGGCGAGCATCGCCGTACGGACGAAACCCGTGACGCGCGAGACCATCGTGCCCGCCGCCATGATCGCGCTCGCACGCAGGACCTTGCTCATCGCTCTCCTCCGCCGGGTCTTCCGGTGCTCAGGACTCGGTGCCGGCCGGCGCGCTCGCGCGCCTCGGCGGAACAGTGGCCGCCGAGGTGCGGCGGTTTCCCCTGCGGCGCAGGACGCGCATGACGACGGCCGCGAGCATCACCAGGAGGGCGGCCCCGACGATCACCAGTGCGATCCCGGTGTAGCCGGTGGTCCGCACGGTCAGCTCGACGGGCCTGCCGTACTTCCGGCCGTCCTCGGTGGTGAGCTGGACCGCCACGGTGGTCTGGCCACCCGACGTCGTCATCGCGGTCATCGGGACCCGGATGGTCCGGTTCTGGCCGCCCCTGATCGTGATCGACTCGTTCTGGGCCTCGTAGTTCTCGATCCTCAGCACGCCGGGCTGGTCGGAGGTCACCTTGAGCCGGACCGTGACCTCGTTGGCGTCGACGTCCTGGCCCAGCCCGTTGTGGACGGTGATCGGCACCTCGCCGTTCTTGCCGGCCAGCGTGCGGATCTGGGACTGCTCGGTGCCGGTGATGGAGATCTTCCCGGTCCGTTCGTCGACCGCGCTCGCGATCCGCTTGATGTACGGTCTCGCGGCGTCGTCCCTGTCCCGCCAGGCGGAGGAGGCGAGCCGGAGCAGCGCCAGGTCGAACACGTCGATGTCCTGGTCCGTGGTCACCGCGGCGGTCAGGTCGGCACGGGTGCCGACCCGCTTCACGCTCGTCATGTACGGCTTGCCGAGCTCCTTACGCCGGTCCTGGTCGGTGTAGGTGATGTCGGCCCGCGGGGCGGGGGCGCCCTTGCCCGGCTTGATGGCGCCGAGCGTGGCCGGGGCGAGCCACGGCAGGGACGCGGCGGTCTTCGCCAGGCCGGTCACGTAGGCGGGGTCCGGATCCCAGCGCCGGGGCGGGACGGCGATCACGGTCCGTGCGGTGGTGACGGGCTCGGAGCTGATCATCGCGGTCTCGGCGATGAACCGCTGGCGGCTGAGCAGGGCCACGCCGGGGAGCGAGGTCTCGGCGCCGACTATCTCGCTCAGCGCCGTGTCGGCGACCAGCGCGGTGACCGGGCCGTCCACGCTCTGCAGGGTCGCCGAGGCGTCCGGGGTGGTGATCGGCGAGGTCGCCGGCGGCAGGTTCGGCTCGCTCAGCAGCACGGAGCGGACGCCGCCGGTGGCCAGCAGGTCCAGCCCGTCGTAGTCGAGCAGCCCGTTCACCGGCCAGTTCACGTCGGTGAGGACGTCGCGGCCGAGGGTCTCCTTCGCGACGATCCTGGCCGCCGCGATGCCGGTGCCCACGATGCTGTCGACGCCGTTGTGGGCGAGGGCGGTCACGTCGGGGTCCCCGTAGGGGGTGGCCACGACCGGAGGCTTGGCGAGAGCCGTACGGAGGCCGTCGAGCCAGGCGTTGGCCGCGGCGTTGGCCGGGCGGTTCTCGCTCTTGCCCTTCGTCTCGATCGTGTGCGCCTGGCCCAGCGCCCGGACGTCGTCGAGCAGGGCCGGGTCGACCACCCAGGTGAGGCCCTTGGACGAGGTGGTGCTCTGGGCGATCTTCAGCAGGTTGCCGAGGCGTTTGCCGCCGGTCAGGGACGCGGACAGGCCGTCACTGAGGAAGGTGCGGTCGTCGGCGCGGCGGGGCTGGTCGACGATCGGCAGGACCATGGCGAGCCTGGTGCGCGGCACTGCGGCGTCCTTCGGCATGTAGGACACGAAGGTGCGCTGGATCGCGAGCTGCTGGCCCAGGGGGTCGAGCACCTCGATCGCGACCGGGTAGACGCCGAACCGGGAGATCCCGAGCTGCTGCGGGGTGAAGACGAACTTCCACGGCGCCTTCGCCGAGGGCGCGAGGCTCGGTGGCTGGAGGTAGCTCTGGTCACGCCATGCCGTCGGCTGGGGCACCTCGCCGTTCTGGTAGGCCTGCATGTCGGCACGGCGGGCGAACGGCTGGGACGAGTAACGCAACCGGATCCGCAGGTTGGTGAGGGCCTCGGTGCCGGTGTTGGTGAAGGAGCCGGAGACGTTGATCTCGGTGGTCGGCTCGCGGGGCACGTCCGGGCTGATCGCCTCCACCATGAGCTGGGGGGCCTGGCGGCTCACCGCGGCCGTCCGGGCGTCCGCCGTCGCCGGAAGGACCA
Above is a genomic segment from Streptosporangium album containing:
- the sigM gene encoding RNA polymerase sigma factor SigM, which translates into the protein MARATVPDAELLTRHIAGDPHAFSEIVKRHRDRMWAVALRTLGDPDEAADAVQDAFVSAYRKADSFRGEAAVTTWLHRIVVNACLDRMRRKSIRPVADDELVEAAERDAPVLDQTAEREVSMEVSAALKLLPADQRAALVLVDMMGYSVEDAAQVLEVPSGTVKSRCARGRAKLAPILSHLRNRSDLSRVSSAKGAELRDG
- a CDS encoding protein kinase family protein, with the translated sequence MSSSAIEPGTKLAERFRLEDRVHESGGATLWKAIDEVLARPVAVHTFDPDFPRLNEVVTAARAASRLTDPRLTQVFDATEDDGRSYVVSEWVSGETLTDMITSGPLDPERAAALVAEAAEALAHAHEADQAHLCLTPDHLVWTAGSTVKLLGVGVDAVLADVTSDDPARTDAEGLGRLLYAGLTGHWPGDEQEGGLPAAPMDDGHFCTPRQVTAGVPGYLDTITCRAILPESRRGLEPLTTPDEVAEALASVPRPTPMPMPMPVAAPLSPVGVSRSEGLDTMAPQRPSPPLPPQQHHPRPAGGGMVNKVAMTMVVLLVMVAVGLGAWTLGRSIGNAGTPVAEQTAKPTATVATATREVKPVSASGFDPLGTDGAERPELALYAVDGKPSTDWHSESYNSEDFGRLKDGVGLILTLDQSMPVKQVSVDFGSGSGGAAEVRVGDSQDLKDMTVIGKSAEASGKKIFTAEAPEKGRYVVVWFTKMPTYQGKYRGTVIDVKILATK
- the murJ gene encoding murein biosynthesis integral membrane protein MurJ encodes the protein MSKVLRASAIMAAGTMVSRVTGFVRTAMLAAAIGTAYLGDAYNVAYAIPFILLDFLITGILSSVVVPAIIKRQKSDPDGGRANEQRLMTLAAVSLTVVAILAVLLARPLIGLYSAGWNARKIEVAVTLAQYILPQIAFFGVGAIAGAILNTRDRFGAPMWAPVLNNIVMICVLVAYYLMLGDAGADLDKVTDTDLAVLGLGTTAGIVAQCLVLVVSLHRVGFRFRPRFDLRNAGLGEMGRTAAWTFAYVGINQIGFLVTTKLSSGAGETTPGAGNSAYNFAFQFFQLPYGIIAVSVITAMLPRMSRAVHEGQFDSVRGEFSSGVRLVSALMVPAGLLLMVLGPAVTVLIFSWGNMTVDSAVYIGNVLQVFGLALVPFSIFQLLLRVFYSFGDTRTPVFIGAGNTVVSIALSVVAYVALPAKYVVMGLALAFTVTYVIGTAVAWSLASRRVRGLQGRVVVTGLSRMYMAALPAALAALGVLWITQETADLNALSAAIMLAAGGGLGMVLYLVIAHRMRIPEVSSIVGMVAGRVGR
- a CDS encoding DUF6049 family protein, translating into MINKATPLAVLTTTLLLLAAVVLPATADARTAAVSRQAPQLMVEAISPDVPREPTTEINVSGSFTNTGTEALTNLRIRLRYSSQPFARRADMQAYQNGEVPQPTAWRDQSYLQPPSLAPSAKAPWKFVFTPQQLGISRFGVYPVAIEVLDPLGQQLAIQRTFVSYMPKDAAVPRTRLAMVLPIVDQPRRADDRTFLSDGLSASLTGGKRLGNLLKIAQSTTSSKGLTWVVDPALLDDVRALGQAHTIETKGKSENRPANAAANAWLDGLRTALAKPPVVATPYGDPDVTALAHNGVDSIVGTGIAAARIVAKETLGRDVLTDVNWPVNGLLDYDGLDLLATGGVRSVLLSEPNLPPATSPITTPDASATLQSVDGPVTALVADTALSEIVGAETSLPGVALLSRQRFIAETAMISSEPVTTARTVIAVPPRRWDPDPAYVTGLAKTAASLPWLAPATLGAIKPGKGAPAPRADITYTDQDRRKELGKPYMTSVKRVGTRADLTAAVTTDQDIDVFDLALLRLASSAWRDRDDAARPYIKRIASAVDERTGKISITGTEQSQIRTLAGKNGEVPITVHNGLGQDVDANEVTVRLKVTSDQPGVLRIENYEAQNESITIRGGQNRTIRVPMTAMTTSGGQTTVAVQLTTEDGRKYGRPVELTVRTTGYTGIALVIVGAALLVMLAAVVMRVLRRRGNRRTSAATVPPRRASAPAGTES